Proteins encoded in a region of the Gammaproteobacteria bacterium genome:
- a CDS encoding type II secretion system F family protein: protein MAQFAYTGRNVDGQPVSGQTESTSASILARQLMSQGITPVRIREAGMHMDVSSEALQRMLRPRVQISDLIFFSRQMYTLQRSGVPILHALAGLRDSTRNERLSEIIGKICESLDSGMELSAAMRQHKEVFSPLYINLIQVGETTGSLDTVFQQLARYLEKEKETRQRIKSAMRYPVFVIATITVAIAIINLFVIPAFAKVYSGFNAELPMPTRIIIATSNFTVTYWPVVLLVIGGLVTAWLWFIRQDYGRMWWDERKLHIPVTGLILYGAALSRFATSMSMIMRAGVPVVQGMAVVAQALGNKFMESKVTSMRAGLERGESITHTAKQSEVFSPVSLQMLQVGEDTGSLDELMSDVAQYYDDEVDYALKNLSTAIEPILLFAVGGLVLMLALGVFMPMWNLSKVMGVG, encoded by the coding sequence ATGGCGCAATTTGCCTATACCGGCCGAAATGTTGACGGCCAACCGGTAAGTGGTCAGACCGAAAGCACGTCTGCCTCGATCCTGGCGCGGCAATTGATGAGCCAGGGAATTACGCCGGTAAGGATCAGGGAAGCCGGAATGCACATGGACGTTTCTTCGGAAGCACTGCAAAGGATGTTGCGCCCAAGGGTGCAGATATCCGACCTGATATTCTTTTCGCGCCAGATGTATACCCTGCAAAGATCGGGAGTTCCTATACTCCATGCGTTGGCAGGGCTGCGTGACTCGACCAGGAATGAACGCCTGTCCGAGATTATAGGAAAAATATGCGAGTCGCTGGATTCCGGTATGGAATTGTCTGCCGCTATGCGGCAACACAAGGAAGTATTTTCGCCGCTGTATATCAATCTTATCCAGGTTGGTGAAACCACTGGCAGCCTGGATACTGTATTTCAGCAGCTGGCCCGATACCTTGAAAAGGAAAAGGAAACGCGCCAACGGATAAAATCAGCGATGCGTTACCCGGTTTTTGTAATCGCCACAATCACTGTCGCAATCGCCATTATAAACCTGTTTGTTATCCCGGCATTTGCCAAGGTGTACTCCGGATTCAATGCCGAGTTGCCAATGCCAACCAGGATTATTATTGCCACTTCCAATTTTACCGTGACGTACTGGCCGGTCGTGCTCCTTGTTATCGGCGGACTGGTGACGGCGTGGTTGTGGTTTATCCGCCAGGACTACGGACGTATGTGGTGGGATGAAAGAAAGCTGCACATTCCGGTTACCGGTCTCATATTGTATGGCGCTGCACTGAGCCGATTTGCAACAAGCATGTCGATGATTATGCGGGCCGGGGTGCCTGTCGTACAGGGTATGGCTGTAGTCGCCCAGGCCCTCGGCAACAAGTTTATGGAAAGCAAGGTGACATCGATGCGTGCCGGTCTTGAGCGGGGCGAGTCTATTACCCATACGGCAAAACAGAGCGAAGTCTTTTCGCCTGTTTCCCTGCAAATGTTGCAGGTTGGTGAAGATACCGGGTCGCTGGACGAGCTTATGTCAGATGTTGCCCAGTATTACGATGATGAGGTGGACTACGCGCTCAAGAATCTGAGTACCGCGATTGAGCCAATACTGTTATTTGCGGTTGGCGGCCTGGTACTGATGCTGGCACTGGGCGTGTTCATGCCGATGTGGAATCTGTCCAAGGTAATGGGAGTCGGCTAG
- a CDS encoding prepilin-type N-terminal cleavage/methylation domain-containing protein produces MTRNLYQRGFSLLELVVVITVVAVLAGVFLRTVPAWQARAEEAAMETVLGNLRSALNINVAAHIAKNETGKIAHLIRVNPMTNLADKPENYVGIVTDSSNVDSRVWYYDNQSKELVYVVANHEGFVGGEGNPPRVKFVIKPVYVASSRRGQLAGLKLVSTRPYGWNFN; encoded by the coding sequence GTGACCCGGAACCTGTACCAACGAGGATTTTCACTGCTGGAACTGGTCGTGGTGATCACCGTGGTTGCCGTACTCGCAGGAGTTTTCTTGCGCACTGTTCCCGCATGGCAGGCTCGTGCCGAGGAGGCAGCCATGGAAACCGTGCTGGGTAATCTCAGAAGCGCACTGAACATAAATGTCGCCGCCCATATCGCGAAGAACGAGACTGGAAAAATAGCACATTTAATTCGTGTTAATCCCATGACCAATCTTGCCGATAAACCGGAGAACTATGTAGGAATTGTTACAGACAGCAGCAATGTCGATTCCCGGGTCTGGTATTACGACAATCAATCGAAGGAGCTGGTGTATGTAGTAGCCAACCATGAAGGATTTGTCGGCGGTGAAGGAAATCCACCGCGAGTCAAATTTGTTATCAAACCGGTCTACGTGGCCTCTTCCCGAAGAGGTCAACTGGCAGGTTTGAAACTTGTTTCAACCCGGCCATATGGCTGGAATTTTAATTAG
- a CDS encoding prepilin-type N-terminal cleavage/methylation domain-containing protein, with the protein MKGTQQGFTLIELVIVIVILGILAATAAPSFVDIAPEAQQAATDGIAGALNSAATVNYGVRKANPAKGVAIANCTDVANAIQGGMPAGYTITAAAIAADASVVCTVTRTATGETASFTGLGVS; encoded by the coding sequence ATGAAGGGTACACAACAGGGCTTTACCTTGATTGAGCTGGTAATCGTTATAGTCATACTGGGAATACTGGCAGCGACCGCGGCACCGAGTTTTGTTGATATCGCACCGGAAGCACAACAGGCAGCCACCGATGGTATTGCGGGCGCGCTTAATTCGGCTGCTACTGTAAATTATGGTGTCAGAAAGGCCAATCCTGCCAAGGGCGTCGCTATTGCCAACTGCACTGACGTGGCCAACGCCATCCAGGGCGGCATGCCGGCCGGCTATACGATTACCGCGGCGGCGATTGCGGCAGATGCCTCGGTCGTGTGTACGGTAACCCGTACAGCCACTGGTGAGACCGCAAGCTTTACGGGTCTCGGCGTCAGCTGA